GCACTTCCCGGAGGAGCGCTCGATCGTGTCCTACGGTTCCGGCTACGGCGGAAACGCGCTGCTGGGCAAGAAGTGCTTCTCCCTGCGCATCGCCTCGGTGATGGCCCGGGACGAGGGCTGGCTCGCCGAGCACATGCTGATCCTCAAGCTCACCAGCCCGGAGAACAAGGACTACCACGTGGCGGCGGCCTTCCCGTCCGCGTGTGGCAAGACCAACCTCGCGCTCCTCGATCCCACCATCAAGGGCTGGAAGGTCGAGACCCTCGGCGATGACATCAACTGGATGCGCTTCGGCAAGGACGGCGAACTCCGTGCCGTGAACCCGGAGGCCGGCCTGTTCGGCGTCGCCCCCGGCACCGGCTGGGGCACCAACCCCAACGCCATGCGTGCCATCGCCAAGGGCAACAGCATCTTCACCAACGTCGCCCTGACGGACGACGGCGGTGTCTGGTGGGAGGGCATGACCGACGAGACCCCGGCGCACCTGACCGACTGGCAGGGCAACGACTGGACCCCCGAGTCGGGCCGTCCGGCAGCGCACCCGAACTCGCGCTTCTGCACCCCGATCGACCAGATCGACATGCTCGCCGAGGAGTACTTCGCTCCCGAGGGCGTCCAGGTCGATGCCATCCTGTTCGGCGGACGCCGCAAGACCACCATCCCGCTGGTGACCGAGGCGCGTGACTGGACCAATGGCATCTTCATGGGCTCCACGCTCTCCTCCGAGACCACGGCCGCCGCGGCCGGCGCCGTCGGTGTGGTGCGCCGCGATCCCATGGCCATGCTGCCGTTCATCGGCTACAACGCCGGTGATTACCTGAAGCACTGGATCTCCCTGTCCGCCAAGGCGAACCCGGAGAAGCTGCCGAAGATCTTCCTGGTCAACTGGTTCCGCCGCACCCCCGAGGGTGGCTTCGCGTGGCCCGGTTTCGGAGAGAACTCCCGCGTGCTGAAGTGGGCCATCGAGCGCATCGAGGGCAAGGCCGACGCCGTCGAGACCCCGATCGGCTTCGTGCCGACGGCCGGGTCCCTGGACACCGACGGTCTGGACGTCTCCGCCGAGGAACTGGACGCCGCTCTGGCGTTCCGCCCGGAGGAGTGGGAGGTCGAGGCCGCGAGCATCGAGGACTGGTACGCCAACTTCGGTGAAGCTCTCCCTGCGGACCTCCGCGCCGAGTTGGACGGTTTGAAGAGCCGCCTCGCTTCCTGAGTGAACCTCCACGGCCGTGAGCCGTGCTGACGCCAAGACCCCCGGACCTCCGGGGGTCTTGGCGTTTCCGGGGTGTGGCATCCAGTCGGTGGTCCGCCGAACTCGCGGTTCCCGGGCTGAGTCCGCTGCGCGCGGCAGCGAGGTGGGACGTCCCGCAGCGAGTTCAGCGGCCACGACGACGGCGGCTGGCTCACTGCGCCGCGGCTCACCGCGCCGGAGCGTGCGGTGGGGCACGCGCCCGTGCGGCCGCGCGCCGTCGTGCTCACGCGTGCGCGGAGCCCGCCGCTTCGTGCAGGAGGCGGACGAGGAGCTGAACCCCCGGGCTTGCGGACATGGTCTGCCGGTACGCCGCCGAGACCGAGCGGTGGGCCTGTTCTCCGGCGAGAGGCCTGGCCACGACCCCGGCGGGCAGCGCGCCCCGGCCCAGGCGTGGCACGAAGGCGAGCGCGAGCCCCTGTGCCACGAACTCCAGATGCGTCGCGAAGTCCGGGTCGATGAAGGCGATGCGCGGGGTGGCCCCCTCGCTCGCCAGGAGCCGGAGCAGTGCTTCATGGCAGATCGCCCCACGCGGCTGCGAGCACCAGGTCTCCTGCAGCAAGGCGGCGCGGGGAATGGCGTCGAGCGCGGCGAGTGGATGCGTGGAGGGCAGCATGATGTCCGCGACGTCGTGGCAGAGCGGCTCCAGCAGGACGTTTCCGGGGATCTC
Above is a window of Arthrobacter sp. Y-9 DNA encoding:
- a CDS encoding phosphoenolpyruvate carboxykinase (GTP), with translation MGNLTTSRLTADAPTTHQKLLAWVEEVAELTQPDSIYWVNGSEEEYARLTTELVEAGTLVPLNPETFPNSFAAFSDPADVARVEEQTFICSEKEADAGFTNNWMAPAEMKGKLNALFAGSMRGRTMYVIPFVMGHLDAEDPKFGVEITDSAYVVASMRIMARIGTDVLDKLTATNAFFVPALHSVGAPLEPGQKDVAWPCNPDKWIVHFPEERSIVSYGSGYGGNALLGKKCFSLRIASVMARDEGWLAEHMLILKLTSPENKDYHVAAAFPSACGKTNLALLDPTIKGWKVETLGDDINWMRFGKDGELRAVNPEAGLFGVAPGTGWGTNPNAMRAIAKGNSIFTNVALTDDGGVWWEGMTDETPAHLTDWQGNDWTPESGRPAAHPNSRFCTPIDQIDMLAEEYFAPEGVQVDAILFGGRRKTTIPLVTEARDWTNGIFMGSTLSSETTAAAAGAVGVVRRDPMAMLPFIGYNAGDYLKHWISLSAKANPEKLPKIFLVNWFRRTPEGGFAWPGFGENSRVLKWAIERIEGKADAVETPIGFVPTAGSLDTDGLDVSAEELDAALAFRPEEWEVEAASIEDWYANFGEALPADLRAELDGLKSRLAS